The Thermodesulfobacteriota bacterium genomic sequence GCTTTTTTGATAAAAATATTTTATTTCCCCGTGTTTTTAAACGGTGATCAACTCTTTATTAACTTCAAAAGTCCTTTGCCCGATGCCTTTTACTTTCATAATGTCCTGCGGGGCTTTAAAAGGACCGTTCTTTTCCCGGTATTCAATAATTCTCTTTGCATATTTCGGGCCGATTCGTTTAAGTTGAATCAGTTCCTCTATGGATGCTTTGTTTATGTTGATTTTTTTCACATCCCCACCAATTGCCGGACCGCTTAAAACCATGATAAAGGCGGCAACAACAGATAACACCAACATTACTTTCATTTTTCTCATTCTCTTTTCCTCCTTTTCTAATAGGTTAAAAGTGATGACATGCAAAAAGCCGCATATACCGTGTTACAATGGTTTTTCCCCGCTGCTTTTCACAGAGGTATATGCAACTTTCTACCATGCCACAGGTAATACGTGTTACAAATTGTCAAAGAAAAAGGTTCGACTTAAAGCCATTATTTTTTCATATGTTTAAATGCGTTTTTAATGATACTGTCCTTTCGTATATGATATTTCGAGTTTTTTATCTGAACGCTTATTCTTGACCTTATTTTATGTCCCTGTTAAAAGATCAGAAAAAAATGATTTTATATTTACCTTAAGCCAAATATTATTAGGATTTATACAGCCATGACCGAAGACAAAGATCTAATTGAAATCCATGTGAATGTTGAAATTACAACCGAATCACTTCAGACCATTGTGGAAAATGCTAAAAAAATCTCAGGACGCAATGAAAAGGGTCATTATCATGTGGACACTGCCGGTAAAGTCAGCCAAATGATATCCCGCTTTTTACTGGAAAATGACTTTGAAGCCTATGTCCGGGATATAAATCATTATTAATCAGTTAAACCTGGATAGCTCCGGTTCTTCGTCTACAGGTGAATATTTTTCCGCTGTCATTGGTTTTTTGTTCCCTAGCTTCGGTAAATCCCTCCTCTGATATACTGCATTTTGATCATCATCAGTTTTAACCAATGTGTGCATTGATCCACCGGTATTTTCCTATTTCTCGTATTTACTTATCAAGATCCGTGCCAAAGCGAAGTAGAATCGCGCATACCGTTAGATAAGAAATTAAACATAATATATACTATTATATTCAGACAGTTATAGACATAGGAAATATTTCTATCAAAAATATTAACGATAACATAGAGGTGAAATAACGCTAGAGTTGCACATAAACATGTGCATATGCACATGTTTATGTGCAATAAACCTGATGACGCTGATGGCAGCAAATAATCTATTATATTTCAACCAGTTGTGTTTTTCACAAAGCCAACACACCATTAAAAAATAGGGTCTGGTTTTGAAAACGCACTGGTTTTTGGGCAAAATCTTTTTTAAAGATCTATTGGTTTAAGGTATGTTAGGGCGAAATGATCAGTGTGTTTTCAGAGGGTTCGAGTGATGCTCCGCCGAAAAGGCGGATAAAAATGCTTAATCATGGTTTCCAGAGAGTTGACAGTGAGGCAAAAACCATTCGAATTCTGTCTATAGACATATGAAAAACGGCAAAATCTTCCAAACAAGTAAGATACGGCCTAAATT encodes the following:
- a CDS encoding ComEA family DNA-binding protein, with the protein product MRKMKVMLVLSVVAAFIMVLSGPAIGGDVKKININKASIEELIQLKRIGPKYAKRIIEYREKNGPFKAPQDIMKVKGIGQRTFEVNKELITV